From the Solibacillus sp. FSL R5-0449 genome, one window contains:
- a CDS encoding BCCT family transporter, translated as MKGKYFSNTVFTVSAAFILICVIFGSVAPDAFSNIATYLFNLTTDYFGWFYLLSVFIIIVFLLVLAISKFGKIRLGGKDARPEFKFHTWIALLFAAGLGIGLVFWGVAEPMSHYFKTPFNDVQAQTTDAARLAMGYAFFHWGISQWSVFAIIGLVMAYMQFNKKRDLLISTALEPVTGTNRGIKNTVDILAVIATVMGVATSIGLGVLQTNGGLNAVFNTPISIWVQLAIIAVVFIGYMASSISGLQKGIRILSNVNMYLAIILLLFVFVTGPTVFIMETFVLAISDYITNFVQYSLRLQPYAGGTWVKDWTIFYWAWAIAWSPFVGSFVARVSRGRTIREFIVGVLIIPPVISCFWIAVFGGSALYFDLNKGTTIAEAVNTDLTVALFLMLEQLPLTTIASILGIVLIVIFLITSGDTATFIMASMTDKGTLNPHNRLKVIWGVLIAAIASVLLFSGGLEALQTASLISALPFTVVMLLLIVSFFKMIRHEIIPITKRDVRRHKRIMEHIEKTESETKLKK; from the coding sequence ATGAAAGGGAAATATTTTTCGAATACTGTATTTACAGTATCAGCAGCATTTATTTTAATTTGTGTTATTTTTGGGAGTGTGGCACCCGATGCCTTTAGTAATATTGCTACATATTTATTTAATTTAACAACCGACTATTTTGGATGGTTTTACTTGCTGTCCGTATTTATTATTATTGTCTTTCTTTTAGTACTGGCAATCTCCAAGTTCGGGAAAATTCGTCTAGGCGGAAAAGATGCAAGACCGGAATTTAAGTTCCATACATGGATTGCGCTACTGTTTGCGGCAGGTCTAGGTATCGGATTAGTTTTCTGGGGTGTTGCCGAACCGATGAGTCATTATTTTAAAACACCGTTTAACGATGTTCAAGCGCAAACAACAGATGCTGCCCGTCTCGCAATGGGTTATGCTTTTTTCCACTGGGGAATTAGCCAATGGTCAGTATTTGCGATTATCGGTTTAGTTATGGCCTATATGCAGTTCAACAAAAAAAGGGATTTATTAATATCTACGGCGTTAGAGCCTGTCACAGGAACAAATCGCGGCATTAAAAATACGGTAGATATTTTGGCTGTTATTGCTACTGTAATGGGTGTTGCCACATCAATCGGCTTAGGTGTTTTGCAAACGAACGGTGGTCTAAATGCCGTCTTTAACACACCGATTTCAATTTGGGTACAGTTAGCAATCATAGCTGTAGTTTTCATTGGATATATGGCATCTTCCATAAGTGGCCTACAAAAGGGGATTCGTATATTAAGTAATGTAAATATGTACTTAGCCATAATCTTACTGTTATTTGTTTTTGTTACAGGCCCTACAGTTTTCATCATGGAAACTTTCGTTTTAGCGATCAGTGATTATATTACGAATTTCGTCCAGTACAGCTTACGTTTGCAGCCGTATGCCGGGGGAACGTGGGTAAAGGACTGGACAATTTTCTATTGGGCGTGGGCGATTGCCTGGTCACCATTTGTCGGGTCTTTCGTAGCGCGCGTATCGAGAGGACGTACCATCCGTGAATTTATCGTAGGGGTTTTAATCATTCCACCGGTAATTTCTTGTTTCTGGATCGCGGTATTTGGCGGTTCAGCACTTTACTTTGATCTGAACAAAGGCACAACAATCGCCGAAGCCGTTAATACTGATTTGACTGTCGCCTTGTTCCTGATGTTGGAACAGCTTCCGTTAACAACGATCGCTTCTATTTTAGGGATTGTGTTAATTGTCATTTTCCTTATTACTTCAGGCGACACAGCCACATTTATTATGGCAAGTATGACGGATAAAGGGACATTGAACCCTCATAACAGATTAAAAGTAATATGGGGTGTATTAATCGCTGCGATTGCAAGTGTACTATTGTTTTCAGGCGGACTTGAAGCATTGCAAACGGCTTCACTTATATCAGCACTTCCTTTTACAGTCGTCATGCTCTTACTCATTGTCTCCTTCTTTAAAATGATCCGACATGAAATTATTCCTATTACGAAGCGGGATGTCCGTCGTCATAAACGGATTATGGAGCATATTGAAAAAACTGAAAGCGAAACTAAATTAAAAAAATAA
- a CDS encoding lysozyme inhibitor LprI family protein translates to MKKLVGMFTACLLLAGCGTESEEKLKDKIIVAMENEEYEKALTLIDENSETDEETKVLSAQLQAFKEVKNAEDQADWDHVLEKAYSLLEIPALDNSLKKELEDMIVEAETEINKSIRESFEQNSVNGDEEGNPPPGEPEDLSVSMKEKYLAKLAEVEKSVKEFDETFDQGIQVEMTAAEGEIFSAWDKLLNEIYADLKKTLPPTNMGKLREEQRDWLVYRDEKATEDALQYKGGSMETLQYVSTQAQLTKERCYELVDLYMK, encoded by the coding sequence ATGAAGAAATTAGTAGGAATGTTTACTGCTTGCTTATTGCTGGCCGGCTGTGGTACCGAAAGTGAGGAGAAACTAAAAGACAAGATCATCGTAGCGATGGAGAATGAAGAATATGAAAAAGCACTTACACTAATCGATGAAAATAGCGAAACCGATGAAGAGACAAAAGTTTTATCTGCTCAACTTCAGGCATTTAAAGAAGTGAAGAATGCAGAGGACCAGGCTGATTGGGACCATGTTTTGGAAAAAGCATACTCGCTGCTGGAAATCCCGGCCTTGGATAATAGTTTGAAAAAAGAGCTGGAAGATATGATTGTAGAAGCAGAAACGGAAATTAATAAAAGTATCAGAGAAAGCTTTGAACAAAATTCCGTGAACGGTGACGAAGAAGGAAATCCCCCGCCTGGAGAACCGGAAGATTTATCTGTCAGCATGAAAGAAAAGTACCTCGCTAAATTAGCGGAGGTAGAAAAAAGTGTGAAAGAGTTTGATGAAACTTTTGATCAAGGGATACAGGTAGAAATGACTGCAGCGGAGGGAGAAATATTCTCGGCATGGGATAAGCTGTTAAATGAAATCTACGCAGATCTAAAAAAAACCTTGCCGCCTACTAATATGGGTAAACTAAGAGAAGAGCAGCGAGACTGGCTGGTATATCGCGATGAAAAGGCGACAGAGGACGCATTACAATATAAAGGCGGATCGATGGAAACGCTACAGTACGTAAGCACACAAGCACAGTTAACAAAAGAGAGATGCTATGAATTGGTCGATTTATATATGAAATAG
- a CDS encoding HAMP domain-containing sensor histidine kinase, translated as MTKYYHQGIANTFQQHVEALHPRWANEIELTSDRIKDFSDFVVKSFEFDGAELQLLNSNGEMIQSSTGFYEDISYTVNPNLFSSYSPYYEKEELEQTEEKVLATYIPLILDGKVIGVLRYTTSLTETNLLIQSLLGYGILLCLGVAAIVFLVALQLAHSIVKPFNEIIQFTETMAKGQFEKRIKEDFPDELGEMSKTLNYMADVIVKTDQLKNDFISSISHELRTPLTGIKGWAEMLESPEGLTEKEISFGLRMINGESDRLIKLVEDLLNFSRYESNRMELHPTKFAYETLVEEVTLQLQSKANEKNIHMKLISTPVNIYADEHKIRQVLLNILENAIKFSPPDSEIVIKQYELNGKAVCMIRDDGIGIKEEQLQHIMNSFYKADVKSVGAGLGLAISRTIILKHGGTIKVNSAYGKGTEVYIELPLNSSL; from the coding sequence ATGACAAAGTATTATCACCAAGGAATCGCCAATACGTTTCAACAACATGTTGAAGCTTTACATCCAAGGTGGGCAAATGAAATCGAGCTTACTTCTGACAGAATAAAAGATTTCAGTGACTTCGTTGTAAAAAGCTTTGAGTTTGACGGTGCAGAACTGCAGCTGTTAAATAGCAATGGTGAAATGATTCAGTCTTCTACAGGTTTTTATGAAGACATCAGCTATACAGTGAATCCGAATCTTTTTTCTTCCTATAGCCCTTATTATGAAAAGGAGGAGCTTGAACAGACAGAAGAGAAAGTTTTGGCAACATATATCCCGCTGATTCTTGACGGGAAAGTGATAGGCGTACTCCGTTATACGACGTCATTAACAGAGACCAACCTTCTCATTCAAAGCCTGTTGGGATACGGCATTTTACTTTGTCTCGGAGTTGCGGCAATAGTCTTTCTTGTAGCCCTTCAGCTTGCCCATTCGATTGTGAAGCCATTTAATGAAATCATTCAATTTACAGAGACAATGGCGAAAGGCCAATTCGAAAAAAGAATCAAGGAAGATTTTCCGGATGAATTAGGCGAAATGTCAAAAACACTGAACTATATGGCGGATGTGATTGTCAAAACGGACCAGTTAAAGAATGATTTTATCTCTTCGATTTCCCATGAACTTCGGACACCGTTGACAGGAATAAAAGGGTGGGCTGAAATGCTGGAGTCACCGGAAGGGTTAACGGAAAAAGAAATCAGTTTTGGTTTACGGATGATCAACGGTGAATCCGATCGCCTCATAAAATTGGTGGAGGATCTTCTGAACTTCTCAAGGTATGAGTCAAACCGAATGGAGCTGCATCCGACAAAGTTTGCCTATGAGACACTGGTTGAAGAAGTGACATTACAACTGCAAAGTAAGGCGAATGAAAAGAATATACACATGAAACTTATTAGTACGCCAGTTAACATTTACGCCGATGAACATAAAATCAGGCAAGTATTATTGAATATACTCGAAAATGCGATTAAGTTTTCACCTCCCGATAGTGAAATAGTGATTAAGCAGTACGAATTGAACGGGAAGGCGGTTTGTATGATTCGAGATGATGGAATTGGAATAAAGGAAGAACAATTACAGCATATTATGAATTCTTTTTATAAAGCCGATGTGAAATCCGTTGGTGCCGGACTTGGATTAGCAATTTCCCGTACAATTATTTTAAAGCATGGCGGGACAATCAAAGTGAATAGTGCTTACGGAAAAGGTACGGAAGTTTATATTGAATTGCCCTTAAATAGTAGCCTGTAA
- a CDS encoding response regulator transcription factor translates to MTNILVVEDELSIRSFVSLSLRKKGYEVVEAESGEQALQLFENRSFDVVLLDLMLPGIDGFAVCEKIRKMNQKVGIIMITAKTQEKDKIEGLVIGADDYLCKPFSLEELEVRIFSLLRRMNVADGATFKKSDLLITGDFKMDLGNNKFYSSDEVVKLTPTEFSLLHFLMAHPNELFTRNELLDVVWGEHYVGELKVVDVNIRRIRQKIEKDPSSPMYLCTEWGRGYHWKVGE, encoded by the coding sequence ATGACAAACATCCTAGTTGTTGAAGATGAATTATCCATTCGCAGTTTTGTCTCATTAAGTTTGAGAAAAAAAGGCTATGAAGTGGTGGAAGCCGAATCAGGCGAACAGGCATTACAATTATTTGAAAATAGGAGTTTTGATGTTGTTTTGCTCGATTTAATGTTGCCGGGAATCGATGGATTTGCAGTGTGCGAAAAGATCAGGAAAATGAATCAAAAGGTAGGCATCATCATGATTACGGCCAAAACACAAGAGAAGGATAAAATTGAGGGCCTTGTAATAGGGGCTGATGATTATTTATGTAAACCGTTTAGTCTGGAGGAATTGGAAGTAAGAATTTTTTCGCTCTTGCGTAGAATGAATGTCGCTGACGGGGCAACATTCAAAAAAAGCGATCTGCTGATTACAGGGGACTTTAAAATGGATTTAGGAAACAATAAATTTTACAGTTCTGATGAAGTAGTAAAATTGACACCGACTGAATTTTCCCTGCTGCATTTTCTAATGGCGCATCCAAATGAATTGTTTACAAGGAATGAGTTATTGGATGTTGTGTGGGGCGAACATTATGTAGGTGAATTAAAAGTAGTGGATGTCAACATTAGACGGATACGCCAGAAAATAGAAAAGGATCCTTCCTCCCCAATGTATTTATGTACAGAATGGGGACGCGGTTACCACTGGAAGGTCGGCGAATGA
- a CDS encoding VCBS repeat-containing protein, with protein sequence MRKGIGWITILLITLLAGCDLVKSPNELITSPQQQDEQKRNMEQQLRALLPPSSELVTPVQSDINQSIFIEDLDGDGQQEAIVLYRNPQQKSQVHIVVLQEEDSEWQEATHIEPDGQAIDYFGLHDLDEDGVMEVVAGLGESEFETKKQLMIYIWQDRSLKKTVERSYEGLDISDYNTDERLELLLVDGERRAFYTAELFHYELGDLVSLSAVSLNSYAFHQRIKSGKLNDGNHALFIDSAIGVNAMLTEIVAYDGTKLIKVGAEQGDLAFKSLPLYSADINEDNIVEVGETYLPQGWIEEDPTETPYIVSYVTYSINGTSKKTAERATNLEHTFYIDIPEKWHGKVTIKSIENGIQLVSLVNNKLLFEVKWTNKETTNSAHTIIKETKDMIYYTTLEEHPDFPVETFHLEQFEF encoded by the coding sequence ATGAGAAAAGGCATTGGATGGATAACGATATTATTGATTACATTGCTTGCGGGATGCGATCTTGTAAAATCCCCGAATGAGTTAATTACTTCACCACAGCAGCAAGACGAGCAAAAAAGAAATATGGAACAACAGCTGAGAGCATTGTTGCCACCTTCCAGTGAACTCGTCACACCTGTGCAAAGCGACATAAACCAGTCCATTTTTATCGAGGATCTGGATGGCGACGGACAGCAAGAAGCCATTGTCTTATACAGAAATCCACAACAGAAATCGCAAGTCCATATCGTTGTTTTACAAGAAGAAGATAGTGAATGGCAGGAAGCAACGCATATTGAACCAGATGGGCAGGCAATCGATTACTTCGGACTTCATGACTTGGATGAAGACGGGGTCATGGAAGTAGTAGCGGGTTTGGGAGAAAGTGAGTTTGAAACGAAAAAACAGCTGATGATTTATATATGGCAGGACAGGAGCTTGAAAAAGACGGTCGAACGCAGTTATGAAGGGCTTGATATTTCAGATTATAATACTGATGAAAGATTGGAACTTCTACTTGTGGACGGTGAAAGAAGAGCATTCTATACTGCCGAATTATTCCACTATGAATTGGGCGATTTAGTGTCCCTATCTGCAGTTTCTTTAAACAGCTATGCATTTCATCAGCGGATAAAGAGCGGAAAACTAAATGACGGGAATCACGCATTATTTATCGATAGTGCAATTGGTGTGAACGCTATGCTAACCGAAATTGTTGCATATGACGGTACTAAACTGATAAAGGTAGGTGCTGAACAGGGTGATCTCGCATTTAAATCGCTGCCTTTATACAGCGCGGATATTAATGAAGATAACATAGTGGAAGTCGGTGAAACATATTTGCCGCAAGGGTGGATAGAAGAAGATCCAACTGAAACCCCGTACATCGTGAGCTACGTCACCTATTCCATCAATGGTACTTCTAAAAAAACAGCAGAACGGGCTACCAACCTGGAACATACTTTTTATATAGATATTCCGGAAAAATGGCACGGAAAAGTAACCATTAAGTCGATAGAAAACGGCATCCAACTTGTATCCCTGGTCAACAATAAACTGCTTTTTGAAGTGAAATGGACAAATAAAGAAACAACCAATTCCGCTCATACAATAATAAAAGAAACAAAAGATATGATTTATTATACGACGTTAGAAGAACACCCGGATTTTCCTGTTGAAACATTTCATTTGGAACAATTCGAGTTTTAA
- a CDS encoding (2,3-dihydroxybenzoyl)adenylate synthase, with amino-acid sequence MLDGFTPWPAERAEFYRESGCWAGLTFGQMLEDRARQYADNVAVMDEKRSLTYAQLNERVDQLAAGLLLLGIQKEDRVVVQLPNVAGYVEIVFALFKIGALPVFSLPSHRSNEIRYFCEFAEAKAYIVMDHFGGFDYRGLAREVQQAVHSLEHVIVLGEAQEFVSFDSLFSTQSIDFPEVRGSEVAFLQLSGGSTGLSKLIPRTHDEYMYTIKLSVEQCQVTEETVFLVVLPVSHNYPMSSPGILGVLYAGGKIVLSPSPSPDVAFPLIEKHRVTMVPLVPSLALHWLDVKPNHTDDLSSLEVMLVGGSKFSAEAAKRVRPVFDCQLQQVFGMAEGLVNYTRLDDPDEIVIHTQGRPMSPYDEVKIVDDEDQELPVGETGHLLTRGPYTIQGYYKAPEHNEKAFTKDGFYRTGDIVRCTEDGYLIVEGRAKDQINRGGEKIAAEEVENMLLAHPAVHDAAIVGMPDYYMGEKSCAFIILRNTDVTKRQLKSFLRERGLATYKIPDEILFVEKFPLTHLGKVSKKDLRLLLEQQLQR; translated from the coding sequence ATGTTAGATGGTTTTACACCGTGGCCTGCTGAGCGAGCTGAGTTTTATCGGGAGTCTGGTTGCTGGGCAGGTTTAACTTTTGGCCAGATGCTTGAAGATCGAGCTCGGCAATATGCTGACAATGTGGCGGTTATGGATGAGAAACGATCACTTACATATGCACAGCTTAATGAGCGTGTGGACCAGTTGGCAGCCGGTCTTTTACTGCTTGGGATTCAGAAAGAGGATCGAGTCGTTGTACAGCTTCCGAATGTGGCGGGGTATGTAGAAATTGTATTTGCCCTATTTAAGATTGGTGCACTGCCTGTCTTTTCACTTCCCTCTCACCGTTCCAATGAGATTCGATACTTCTGCGAATTTGCAGAAGCGAAGGCTTATATCGTAATGGATCATTTTGGTGGATTTGACTACCGAGGTCTTGCGCGAGAAGTTCAGCAAGCAGTTCATTCGCTGGAGCATGTCATCGTTCTTGGCGAGGCGCAGGAGTTTGTATCATTTGATTCATTATTCAGTACACAATCTATCGATTTTCCTGAAGTTCGAGGGAGCGAAGTAGCCTTCCTGCAGCTATCTGGCGGAAGTACAGGACTTTCCAAGCTGATTCCGAGAACGCATGACGAGTATATGTACACGATTAAGTTGAGTGTTGAACAATGCCAGGTGACCGAAGAGACAGTATTTTTGGTTGTGCTACCGGTTTCTCATAATTATCCGATGAGTTCCCCGGGAATATTAGGAGTCCTTTATGCTGGAGGTAAAATCGTTTTAAGTCCTTCGCCTAGTCCGGATGTTGCTTTCCCGCTTATTGAAAAGCACCGTGTGACAATGGTACCGCTTGTTCCGTCCCTTGCCCTGCATTGGCTGGATGTGAAGCCGAATCATACGGATGATTTATCGAGCCTGGAAGTCATGCTTGTCGGCGGCTCGAAATTCAGTGCTGAAGCAGCGAAACGTGTGCGTCCTGTATTTGATTGTCAACTGCAGCAAGTATTCGGGATGGCGGAAGGTTTGGTCAATTATACTCGATTGGATGATCCTGATGAAATTGTCATTCATACGCAAGGTCGCCCGATGTCCCCATATGACGAGGTGAAAATCGTGGATGATGAAGACCAGGAATTGCCGGTTGGAGAAACAGGTCATCTGTTGACACGCGGACCTTATACGATCCAAGGATACTATAAAGCGCCTGAACATAATGAAAAGGCGTTCACAAAAGATGGCTTTTACCGGACTGGTGATATTGTCCGATGCACGGAAGATGGTTATTTGATCGTAGAAGGCCGGGCAAAAGATCAAATTAACCGCGGCGGGGAAAAAATTGCGGCGGAAGAAGTGGAAAATATGCTGCTTGCCCACCCAGCAGTCCATGATGCTGCAATTGTCGGAATGCCCGATTACTATATGGGTGAAAAAAGCTGTGCCTTCATTATTCTAAGGAATACGGATGTAACAAAACGCCAGCTGAAGTCATTCTTGCGTGAGCGCGGACTGGCTACTTATAAAATTCCGGATGAAATTTTATTTGTAGAGAAATTCCCATTGACCCATCTAGGCAAAGTTTCGAAAAAGGATTTACGCCTTTTACTTGAACAGCAATTACAACGCTAA
- a CDS encoding phosphopantetheine-binding protein, with protein MTSQTDFTMEQLRKLVAQYVTEPIDTISDEDYLLDVGIDSITMMTIVEELRQKGFVLTFIQLADEPTIYGWHRLIKQSSADYGG; from the coding sequence ATGACATCTCAAACTGATTTTACAATGGAACAGCTGCGCAAACTTGTTGCTCAATATGTGACAGAACCGATTGATACGATTTCTGATGAAGATTATTTACTGGATGTCGGAATCGATTCCATCACGATGATGACGATCGTTGAAGAACTTCGCCAAAAAGGCTTTGTACTTACATTCATACAGCTTGCCGATGAGCCAACAATCTACGGGTGGCATCGTCTGATCAAACAATCTTCGGCAGATTACGGAGGTTGA